TGCGCGTCCGTGCCTTCGGTGACGGCGTGGACCTGATAGAGCTCCAGCGTCGTCGCCTCATGCGGCGCCAGCGCCTTGATGGCGTTGAAGATGGCGTCGACCGGGCCGTTGCCGGTCGCCTGATGCGTGACCTTGTCGCCATCAATGTCCAGCGTCAGCGCCGCCGATTGCGGACCCTGCGTGCCGGCCATCACCATCAGCGCGAGCACTTTGATATGGTCATGCGCGGTGACGATCTCGTCGTCGACCAGCGCGATCAGGTCCTCGTCGTAAACGAACTTCTTGCGGTCGGCCAAGTCCTTGAAGCGGTTGAAGGCGTCGTTGAGCTGGTTTTCGCCCAGATCATAACCCAGCTCCTTCAGCTTCTCGCGGAAGGCGTGGCGGCCCGAATGCTTGCCCATGACGAGCGAGGTCTTCGAGACGCCGACGCTCTCGGGCGTCATGATCTCGTATGTGTGCGCATTTTTGAGCATGCCGTCCTGATGAATGCCGCTCTCATGCGCGAAGGCGTTCCGGCCGACGATCGCCTTGTTGTACTGCACCGGGAAGGACGTCACCGCCGAGACGAGCTTCGAGGCGCGCGTCAGCAGCTTCGCGTCGATATTGGTGTGATAGGGCAGGATGTCGGGGCGCGTTTTCAGCGCCATGACGACCTCCTCCATCGCGGCGTTGCCGGCGCGCTCGCCCAGCCCGTTGATGGTGCATTCCACCTGACGCGCGCCGCCGCGCACGCCGGCCAGGGAATTCGCGACGGCCAAGCCCAGATCGTCATGGCAATGCACCGAGAAGATCGCTTTGTCCGCATTCGGAACGCGCTCGCGCACGGTTCGGAAGAGGGCTTCATATTCCTGCGGCGTCGTATAGCCCACCGTATCGGGAATATTGATCGTCGAGGCGCCCGCCTTGATCGCCGTCTCGACGCAGCGGCACAAAAAGTCGATCTCGGTGCGCGTGCCGTCCTCCGCCGACCATTCCACTTCCGCGACGTGATTGCGCGCGCGGGTGACGGACGACGCCACCAGCTCCAGCACGCGCTCGGGCTCCATCTGGAGCTTGTATTTCATATGAACGGGCGAGGTGGAGATGAAGGTGTGGATGCGCGGACGTTTCGCCTCGCGCAGCGCTTCCGCGCAGCGGTCAATGTCCTTGTCGGAAGCGCGCGCCAGACCGGCGACGGAGGCGTTCTTCACGCGGCGCGCGACCTCCGCGACGCTCTCGAAATCGCCGGGGCTGGCGATGGGAAAACCCGCCTCGATAATGTCGACGCCCAATTGGTCGAGCAGATCGGCGACTTCCAGCTTCTCCTCCAGCGTCATGGAGGCGCCGGGGGATTGTTCGCCGTCGCGCAAGGTCGTGTCGAAGATGACGACGCGCTCGCTAGTGTTGGAGCCGTTCGCGGAATGGGTCATGGGGAATCTTTCTGGAAGCTGCTGCGCCCGTGTTTCGGGCAGGATCTGGTTGCGTCGCATCCCCTGAAGGCCTGGGCTCAAAGCCCTGCGGGCGGTCAGGGGCGACGAAGAAGCAGCAGGCCGAGCGCGCGCGAAGACGCGGCGGCGCAGGCGCATGTCGCGCCGCGCAGCTCGCACGCCTTTTCGGCTCCATATGTGGCGGCGATCACGGCCACGATAAATTCCCCGCTTCCTCGGAAATCGCCGAGTCACATGCAGAATAAGCAATCGCGTCGCAGCAGGCAAGCAGACGCGCATGCGATTGACGCGCTGCAACGTTAACAAAAATTAAACCGGACCGCATTTGTTTTTTTACGCTTTCGACCGTTCGGGCCTCTTGCCGAAAGGCCGATAGGAGACCTAACATCCTGCTTATGGTCAAAACCGCCTTCTCCATTCGCCATGCGCGGCCCGGCGACGCCGAGGAAATCGCGCGCGTCCATGACGCGTCCTGGCGGGACGCCTATCGCGGCGTGATTCCCGGCGTGGAGCTCGAGCGGATGATCGCGCGGCGCGGCCCGGCCTGGTGGCACTCCGCCATCATGCGGGGCACGGGCCTGCTCGTTCTCGATTTCGACAAGCAGATCGTCGGTTATTCGACCTATGGACGAAACCGCGTGCCGTCCATGCCCTATTCGGGCGAAATCTTCGAGATTTATCTGTCGCCGCAGCATCAGGGCCTCGGACTCGGCCGCCGCCTCTTCGCGGCGGCGCGGCGGGAGCTCGCCGAGCACGGCTATCTCTCGACCATCGTCTGGGCGCTTGCGGATAATGAAAAGGCGCTGGCTTTCTACCGCAGCCTCGGCGGGCAGACCGTGCGCCGCGCGGAAGAACGTTTCGGCGCCGACATGCTGACCCGCGTCGCCTTCGGCTTCGTCTCCGCCCCGGTGCGGTGAGCCCGCATCAGGCCGTCATTGCGAGCTTGTTTTCGAAGTCGGGTATACCCGACTTCGTAGATAGGCGAAGCAACCCAGAGCCGCGTGCAGCCCCTGGATTGCCGCGTCGCTGCGCTCCTCGCAATGACGAGGCCAGGGCTCACTTCCCCCTTAGCCGCGCCAAAATCTCCTTCGTCGCAAAGCCGTCCGCCGGCTGAATCCCCTCCGCGAGCTGGAAGGCATGCACGGCGTTGCGGCTGGTGCGGCCCAGCTTTCCGTCGATCGTCCCGCGATAATGCCCCTTTTGCGTCAGGAGCTGCTGCATCGCCTTGACGTCGGCGGTCGAGAGCGGCGCGACCTTCGGCCAGGACGCGACCGGCATGTCGCGGCCGGCGATGCGCTCGGCGAGGACGGCGACCGACATCGCATAGGCGTCCGAGGTGTTATATTGCCGGATCACCTCGAAATTATCGGAGATGAGGAAGGCTGGACCGCTCGCGCCGGCGGGAAGATAGAGGCTCGCCGCGCCGCTCGAGGGAAGAGCGCCGCCATCCGCCCGCGCGACCCCCAGCGCCCGCCAGCGGGGGAAATCGAGGTCGAAGGACGCATAGTCGAAGCCGTCGGGCAGGCGGATCTCCATGACGGCCGGCAGCCCCGCGATCCAGCCGGACTTGGCGAGAAAATTGGCGATCGAGGCGATGGCGTCGGCATGCGAGCGCCAGATGTCGGGCGCGCCGGCGCCGTCGTCGGTTTCGGCGAATTTCAGATAGGCCGAGGGCATGAATTGCGGCTGGCCCATCGCCCCCGCCCAGGAGCCTCTCAACTGGCCGCGCGTCGCGTAGCCCTTCTCCAGCATGACGAGGGCGTCGACGAATTCCTCGATGAAGGTCTCGGCGCGGTGGCCCTTCCAGGCGAGCGTCGCCAGAACTTTCAAGACGTCGGCTCCGCCGGTCGCCGTTCCGAAATTGCTCTCGACCCCGAGAATGGCGACGATGATCTCGCCGGGGACGCCGTGGCGGGCGGCCGCGCGATTGAGCGGTCCGGCAAGCTCCGCGGCGACCGACTGGCCCCGCGAGACGCGACCATTTGTCACTATTCCGGCGAGATAGGCGGGGATGGAAATGGTGAATTCGGCTTGCGCCTTTGGTTTCGCCAGCACGCCGGGCTCCGGCGAGAGGCCCGAAACCGCCGCCTCGAAGGTCTCGCGGGAGACGCCCGCCGCCTGCGCCTGCGGCCAGAGACCCTGAAGAAAACCGGCGAAATCCTCCGCCTGCGCCGGACGCGCCGCTGCGAAGACGCCAAGCGCCAGGCCGATCAGCGCGCGCCGGCGGTCGAGCGCCGCGAGGGGAAAATCTTGTCTCTTCATCGTCATGCCGGCGCCGCTTGTTTGGAAATCTTACATATTGAGACATTTGACAGGCCAGCCGCGCTGCCGTCTACTGATGTCTACACTGTTTCAGGGGGCGAGATATCTCGCTGTCGGCCTTAAAATGACGCATCAGCCTATAGCCCGGAGTTTCGACAATTCCCGCCGACTGCGCGAGCAGCCCGCAGGCGTCCCGGTTGATCCGAAGACCCGGCTGCGCAACGCCGGCCTGCGTCCGACCGTTCAGCGGCTGGCGCTGAGCAAGCTGCTTTTCGGCAAGGGCGACCGCCATGTGAGCGCAGAGGCGCTGCACGCCGAGGCCCGCGAGGCCGGGCTGACGATGTCGCTTTCGACGGTCTACAACACGCTCAACCAGTTCGCCGAAGCGGGCCTGTTGCGCGAAATCGCCGTGCAAGGTCCGCGCACCTATTTCCACACCCGCACCTCGCCGCATCACCATTTCATGGACGAGGCCACGGGCCGCATGTTCGACGCCGCCGACGGCTCGGTCGAATTCTCCCGCCTTCCGGCGCCGCCCGAGGGCATGGAGATCGTGGGCTGCGACGTGATCATCCGCATCCGCCCGAAGAAGGGGTAAGGCCGCTCCCGCGGGGCGAAGATGGCCCGCAAAATCTGGCTCTTCTACGCCGTCGCGACCATCGCCGCCGCGCTCGTTCTGCTCAGCGTCTACGTCAACGCATATGACGATTACGACATAGGCGACAGGCTGCGCGCCGTCGGCCGCTTCGCCCGGCTGGGCATGGCGGCGATTTCTTTCCCGCTGGGTCCGCTCGCTGGCCTGCTCGCCGACCGCCCGCTCGAATCCGCGTTCGCCTGCGGCGACCCGAACGAACCTTGCGCCTTTTTCTTGAACTGGAATACGCGCTTCGCCGCGCTCTGCGTCCAGATCGCCATTTTAAGATGGGCCGCAGGGCGGCGATAGCGGCGACGAAGCCGAGAATGCTTTAAACCAATCGCGCGACGCAGGAAGGCGCCCGCGGGCGCCTTCCGAATTCGCCGGCAAGCTCCCGATCAGCCCAGGAGCTTCCTGATCTCCGCCTTCAGCCCCTCGGCGATGTCGCCGCGGGCGAGGCCGAAGGCGATATTGGCGGCGAGGAAGCCGAGCTTCGAACCCGTGTCATAGGTGCGGCCGTCGAAGCGCACGCCGTGGAAGGGACGCTCCTTGGCGAGATGGATCATGGCGTCGGTGAGCTGGATCTCTCCGCCCGCGCCCTTCTCTCCCTTTTCGAGCAGTTCGAAAATCTTCGGCTCGAGAATGTAGCGGCCCGAGATAATGTAATTGCTCGGCGCCGCGCCCTGCGGCGGCTTCTCGACCATGCCGGTGATCTCGAAGCTGGAGCCATAGTCCTCGCCGGTGGCGACGACGCCGTATTGATGCGTCTCCTCCGGCTTCACCTCTTCGACGGCGATGATGTTTCCACCATGTTTTTCATAGGCTTCGACAGCCTGCGCGAGGCAGCGGGCGGTCTTGCCGGCGGCGGGCAGGGTGATCATGTCGGGCAGCAGCACGGCGAAAGGCTCGTCGCCGATGATCTCGCGCGCGCACCAGACAGCGTGGCCGAGGCCGAGAGGCGCCTGCTGACGGGTGAAGCTCGTGGCGCCGGCCGGGGGCAGATCCGCCATGAGAGCGTCATATTCCTTGGTCTTGTTACGGCGGCGCAAGGTGTCCTCAAGTTCATAGGCCATGTCGAAATGGTCCTCTATGACCGCCTTGCCGCGTCCTGTAACAAATACGAAATGCTCGATGCCGGCTTCACGGGCTTCGTCGACGACGTGCTGAACGACGGGACGGTCGACGACGGTGAGCATTTCCTTCGGCACGGCTTTGGTCGCCGGAAGGAAACGGGTGCCGAGGCCGGCGACGGGGAAAACCGCTTTGCGAATGCGCTTGGTCATGAGAGTCCGCTTGGAGAGTGTGAGGTGGCGAAAGACGCGGCAAATCGCGAAAGGGCGAACTTCGTCCGCGAGTTCCTGTTTTTTAAGGTTGCCGCGTTAATTTCGTATGATGAAGGATAGGAAGGGAACATGGCCGTTTTAGTGACGGGGGGCGCCGGCTATATCGGCAGCCATACGGTGCTCGAATTGTTGGACGCGGGCGAGAAGCCTGTCGTGCTCGACGACCTCTCGACCGGTTTCCGCTGGGCGGTGCCCGAAGGCGTCCCGCTTGTCGTCGGCGACGACAGCGACGAGGACCTCGTCACCGAGACCATCGGCCGGTACGCCGTCGACGCGATCATCCACTTCGCCGCCAAGATCGTGGTCCCGGATTCGGTTGCTGATCCGCTGGGCTACTATCTCAACAATACGGCGAAAGCGCGCACGCTGATCGCCACCGCCATAGGCTGCGACGTCAAGCATTTCATCTTCTCCTCCACAGCGGCGGTCTATGGCGATCCGGACCATCTGCCGGTCACGGAAGACGAGCCTCTAAAGCCCGTCTCGCCTTACGGGCGCTCCAAGCTCATGGTGGAATGGATGCTGGAGGACGCTGCGCGGGCGTATGACTTCGCCTATGTCGCCTTGCGTTATTTCAACGTCGCGGGCGCGGATCCGAAGGGGCGTTCGGGGCAGTCGACGCCCAACGCGACTCATCTCATAAAGGTCGCGGCGCAGACGGCGCTGGGGAAGCGCCCCAAAATGCAGGTCTTCGGCACGGATTATCCGACGCCGGACGGCGCCTGCGTGCGCGATTACATTCAGGTCACTGACCTCGCTTGCGCCCATATCGACGCCTTGCGCCATCTGCGCGGCGGCGGCGAGAGTCTCGTCGCCAATTGCGGCTACGCGAGGGGTTTCTCGGTTCTCGAGGTGATCGAGGCCGTCAAGCGCATCAGCGGCGTGGATTTTAAAGTGGAATATGTGCCCCGCCGGCCCGGCGATCCGGCCGCGATCGTCGCTTCCAATGAGCGTGCGCGCAACATTCTCGGCTGGAAGCCACAGCACGACAATCTCGACGAGATCGTGCGTCAGGCGCTCGACTGGGAAAAGCGGCTGGGCGAGAAAGTTTAGCCGTTTCAAGCGGGACGCGGCGCCGCGTCTTCACGCGCGACCATCGTCATGCCTGACCGGCGACGGCGCTGACGCTGCACGCTGTCCCGCCCGACGGTCGCATGTCTTCCAGAGACCGTTTCGCCGCATGATCGATCAGCGAAACGCAGGGCCGCTCCGCGATGAGCGCGCGCAGTTCGATCGCGGCGCGCCGCGCGGCCTGTCGCATATCCTCAGGCAGGCGGCGGCTCTCCGCCAGATGGTTCGCCTCGATAAGCTTGAGGCGTAAGACCGCCGGTCCCGCGGCGGCGATGAATTCGTCGTCGGAAAAATTCAGCAGCGCCAGGGCGTCTTTCCCCTGCATCTCGATCCTCGCAACGCGTCTCTCCTTCCCGATAGGAAGGGTCTTCCTGAACATGACGCCTGCAAAGATTAGGCTCGCCGACTGTCGCGAAGCTTGCGGCGCTCAAGATCAAGACGCCGCCCGTGACGGAAGGCGGGGGCGGGTCATTCGCGACACAGATGTTCTATCTGCCGATTGCACAATTTCCCAAGCGCAACGGCGACTGAGAAAGGCGGCAATCCGTGGAGGTCCGCATTCGTCAGCAGGAAATCGAGAATCGCGGCGACCCATTCGGCCTGATCCAAAGCGCCTTTGTTGCGCGCGGCGAAAGCCGTCAGCTGCTTGTGCCTGGCGCATAAAAGCACGCGCGCGTCCTCGACGACCTTTCGCCCGCGCGCTTGCGCATTCGGCGTTCCAAAGACGTAACGATCATTCAAGGCGGCGTCGTTTTTTTCAGCAACTTCGTTGCCGATGAGCGAGAACAACTCGGACAGGCTGTAGCCGTCGTAAGTATCGATCAAAGCCTTTTGCTTGTCGGTGAGCTCCAAGATCCTATCCTCCCCTGAATGTCACGTTGCGGCCCCATTCTTTTATGAACTTTTGCGTCAGATACGCGAAAGGGCAAGCCATCGGCTGGGTTGAAGCAAATGCGCCGTTATAGGCGCCGCAAGCCGAGCTATCGATGTAAGCCGTGCAACTCGTCCGGGGCAAGGCGCGCTCAATGTCCGGAAACGCCATGAATCGTCCCGCAGCGCGCATGTGATGTCGAATGGGGCAGCGCACTTCGCCATGTTCCAGAATGCCTTCGACAAAGGCGATCAGAAACGTCCAGATGACGAACTGGACGCCGTCCATGTCTTCCCTGCGAACTCTGAATTCGCCGCTGACGAAACGTAGCGGAGGCAAGGGCAGCTTGTCGCAGTTTTCGAGATAATCATAAGGATGAAGCCAGCTCTGCAAATGATCTCTTTTGCTTCTCATCAACACCAGATGCTCGTTGACGACCGCCTTGCGGATATAGCGCACAATTCCGTTGGTCGCCGCTTCTGGCGACAGCCTTTGCGGCATATGTT
The nucleotide sequence above comes from Methylocystis parvus OBBP. Encoded proteins:
- a CDS encoding GNAT family N-acetyltransferase, whose amino-acid sequence is MVKTAFSIRHARPGDAEEIARVHDASWRDAYRGVIPGVELERMIARRGPAWWHSAIMRGTGLLVLDFDKQIVGYSTYGRNRVPSMPYSGEIFEIYLSPQHQGLGLGRRLFAAARRELAEHGYLSTIVWALADNEKALAFYRSLGGQTVRRAEERFGADMLTRVAFGFVSAPVR
- the irrA gene encoding iron response transcriptional regulator IrrA; the encoded protein is MTHQPIARSFDNSRRLREQPAGVPVDPKTRLRNAGLRPTVQRLALSKLLFGKGDRHVSAEALHAEAREAGLTMSLSTVYNTLNQFAEAGLLREIAVQGPRTYFHTRTSPHHHFMDEATGRMFDAADGSVEFSRLPAPPEGMEIVGCDVIIRIRPKKG
- a CDS encoding 2-isopropylmalate synthase is translated as MTHSANGSNTSERVVIFDTTLRDGEQSPGASMTLEEKLEVADLLDQLGVDIIEAGFPIASPGDFESVAEVARRVKNASVAGLARASDKDIDRCAEALREAKRPRIHTFISTSPVHMKYKLQMEPERVLELVASSVTRARNHVAEVEWSAEDGTRTEIDFLCRCVETAIKAGASTINIPDTVGYTTPQEYEALFRTVRERVPNADKAIFSVHCHDDLGLAVANSLAGVRGGARQVECTINGLGERAGNAAMEEVVMALKTRPDILPYHTNIDAKLLTRASKLVSAVTSFPVQYNKAIVGRNAFAHESGIHQDGMLKNAHTYEIMTPESVGVSKTSLVMGKHSGRHAFREKLKELGYDLGENQLNDAFNRFKDLADRKKFVYDEDLIALVDDEIVTAHDHIKVLALMVMAGTQGPQSAALTLDIDGDKVTHQATGNGPVDAIFNAIKALAPHEATTLELYQVHAVTEGTDAQAEVSVRLSEDGKSVTGRGADPDTLVASARAYVSALNKLIVKRGRARPEAMQAV
- a CDS encoding lytic murein transglycosylase, which produces MTMKRQDFPLAALDRRRALIGLALGVFAAARPAQAEDFAGFLQGLWPQAQAAGVSRETFEAAVSGLSPEPGVLAKPKAQAEFTISIPAYLAGIVTNGRVSRGQSVAAELAGPLNRAAARHGVPGEIIVAILGVESNFGTATGGADVLKVLATLAWKGHRAETFIEEFVDALVMLEKGYATRGQLRGSWAGAMGQPQFMPSAYLKFAETDDGAGAPDIWRSHADAIASIANFLAKSGWIAGLPAVMEIRLPDGFDYASFDLDFPRWRALGVARADGGALPSSGAASLYLPAGASGPAFLISDNFEVIRQYNTSDAYAMSVAVLAERIAGRDMPVASWPKVAPLSTADVKAMQQLLTQKGHYRGTIDGKLGRTSRNAVHAFQLAEGIQPADGFATKEILARLRGK
- the galU gene encoding UTP--glucose-1-phosphate uridylyltransferase GalU; this encodes MTKRIRKAVFPVAGLGTRFLPATKAVPKEMLTVVDRPVVQHVVDEAREAGIEHFVFVTGRGKAVIEDHFDMAYELEDTLRRRNKTKEYDALMADLPPAGATSFTRQQAPLGLGHAVWCAREIIGDEPFAVLLPDMITLPAAGKTARCLAQAVEAYEKHGGNIIAVEEVKPEETHQYGVVATGEDYGSSFEITGMVEKPPQGAAPSNYIISGRYILEPKIFELLEKGEKGAGGEIQLTDAMIHLAKERPFHGVRFDGRTYDTGSKLGFLAANIAFGLARGDIAEGLKAEIRKLLG
- the galE gene encoding UDP-glucose 4-epimerase GalE, which codes for MAVLVTGGAGYIGSHTVLELLDAGEKPVVLDDLSTGFRWAVPEGVPLVVGDDSDEDLVTETIGRYAVDAIIHFAAKIVVPDSVADPLGYYLNNTAKARTLIATAIGCDVKHFIFSSTAAVYGDPDHLPVTEDEPLKPVSPYGRSKLMVEWMLEDAARAYDFAYVALRYFNVAGADPKGRSGQSTPNATHLIKVAAQTALGKRPKMQVFGTDYPTPDGACVRDYIQVTDLACAHIDALRHLRGGGESLVANCGYARGFSVLEVIEAVKRISGVDFKVEYVPRRPGDPAAIVASNERARNILGWKPQHDNLDEIVRQALDWEKRLGEKV